One Marinifilum sp. JC120 genomic window carries:
- a CDS encoding 1-acyl-sn-glycerol-3-phosphate acyltransferase, whose amino-acid sequence MSLIRTLFFYLIFFPATIFFSIVAIIGRNQTSAHWSERNWGKVVTWLCASTDRVDLSALDKNQTYVFMVNHQSFYDIPLLFKHLAPWEFKFVAKKSLFDFPVFGHAMKAGNHISIDRENRRQGMRDIQNAINVADSGLSPLIFPEGTRNPAPEKDGLMEFKTGGMVLALKCNKPIAPVVMYGVNRVCKKHSLWMNPFQEVKIKALPPIDTSEYKVRDRVKLKEQLEKVMGAAYAELKDE is encoded by the coding sequence GTGAGCCTAATTAGAACCTTATTTTTCTACCTTATTTTTTTCCCGGCCACTATTTTCTTTTCCATTGTGGCCATCATCGGACGCAACCAGACTTCCGCTCACTGGAGTGAACGAAACTGGGGAAAGGTCGTTACCTGGCTTTGCGCCAGCACGGATCGAGTAGACCTGAGCGCGCTGGATAAAAACCAGACTTACGTGTTCATGGTTAACCACCAAAGTTTTTACGACATTCCCCTGCTTTTCAAGCACCTTGCTCCTTGGGAATTCAAATTTGTGGCCAAGAAATCCTTGTTTGATTTCCCAGTATTCGGTCATGCCATGAAAGCGGGGAACCATATTTCCATTGACCGCGAAAACCGCAGGCAGGGCATGCGCGACATCCAGAATGCCATCAATGTTGCCGACAGCGGGCTCTCTCCGCTGATCTTCCCGGAAGGCACACGCAACCCCGCCCCTGAAAAAGACGGACTCATGGAATTTAAAACCGGCGGAATGGTACTGGCCCTTAAATGCAATAAACCCATCGCCCCGGTGGTCATGTACGGGGTAAACCGAGTGTGCAAAAAACATAGCCTGTGGATGAACCCTTTTCAGGAAGTTAAAATCAAGGCTCTGCCACCCATTGATACTTCCGAATATAAAGTACGTGACCGCGTCAAACTCAAGGAACAACTTGAAAAAGTCATGGGCGCTGCCTACGCGGAGCTAAAAGATGAGTGA
- a CDS encoding ribonuclease J, translated as MSDPQLNVCPLGGLGEIGLNCMILGTAESAVVVDCGLIFPDDALFGVDIAIPRFDHILAQKDILKGIVLTHGHEDHIGALPWLLPYIDVPVYGSKFTLGLVANKLREHNLEDYVELREVKPHDRIKMGDMTFNFFPVCHSIIDGFALGIETPVGRVVHTGDFKIDRNPLDGHATDLESIAKFSEQGVTLLFSDSTNVEQEGHALTESEIKNSMRELFEEAEGRILVTLFSSHIQRMQEIFDLAVETGRKVGVSGKSLARNIDLARDLGKLRFPGGTLIDIEDLPDYCDDEIVLLVTGSQGESLASLSRLSTGDHRQLSIKEGDLVLMSSRFIPGNTKAITRVINRLYKLGAEVLYEKVQGIHASGHAHREELRTMLETVRPKYFIPVHGEYRHLIKHSRLAVETGVAPERALVIEDGEPVTFLLHGIRFEENVPVQCTLVDGKGVGDVGQTVLKERQLLAGEGLVIVALVLDVNTGEILKGPEVTSKGFVFEQTYSHLLEDAKCIVLDVFENIPPGHTNKLKERIRSALRRFFRKVLGRDPVVIPLVISLTGDEDKDIDAKCEKCML; from the coding sequence ATGAGTGATCCTCAACTTAATGTATGTCCACTCGGGGGACTGGGTGAAATCGGCCTGAACTGCATGATCCTCGGCACGGCTGAAAGTGCTGTAGTGGTCGATTGCGGCCTTATTTTTCCTGACGACGCTCTTTTCGGAGTGGACATAGCCATTCCTCGCTTCGACCATATCCTGGCCCAAAAAGACATTCTTAAAGGTATTGTGCTTACCCACGGCCATGAGGACCACATCGGTGCCCTGCCGTGGCTTCTTCCTTATATAGATGTTCCGGTCTACGGCTCAAAGTTCACCCTCGGACTGGTGGCAAACAAACTCCGCGAACATAATCTTGAAGATTACGTTGAACTACGCGAAGTTAAGCCCCATGACCGAATAAAAATGGGCGACATGACTTTCAATTTTTTCCCAGTCTGCCACTCAATCATTGATGGGTTCGCACTGGGTATTGAAACTCCAGTTGGTCGAGTGGTTCACACTGGTGATTTCAAGATAGACCGCAATCCGCTTGACGGGCATGCCACTGATCTTGAATCCATTGCTAAATTTTCCGAACAGGGCGTAACCCTGCTTTTCTCTGATTCCACCAACGTGGAACAGGAAGGACACGCCCTCACTGAAAGTGAAATCAAGAACTCCATGCGTGAACTTTTTGAAGAAGCGGAAGGCCGTATTCTAGTCACGCTATTCTCCAGTCACATCCAGCGCATGCAGGAAATTTTCGATCTTGCCGTGGAAACCGGGCGTAAGGTCGGGGTTAGCGGCAAATCCCTTGCTCGCAACATTGATCTGGCCCGCGACCTTGGAAAACTACGTTTTCCGGGCGGAACACTTATCGATATAGAAGACCTGCCCGACTATTGCGACGATGAGATAGTGCTACTGGTAACCGGATCACAGGGCGAATCCTTGGCCTCTCTTTCACGTCTTTCTACTGGGGACCACCGTCAGCTTTCCATTAAGGAAGGCGATCTGGTACTCATGTCCTCGCGTTTTATTCCCGGCAATACCAAGGCCATCACCCGGGTAATCAACAGACTCTACAAGCTCGGCGCGGAAGTCCTTTATGAAAAAGTTCAGGGCATCCATGCATCAGGGCATGCTCACCGCGAAGAACTGCGTACCATGCTGGAAACAGTGCGCCCCAAATATTTCATCCCGGTCCACGGCGAATACAGACACCTGATCAAACACTCACGCCTTGCAGTTGAGACCGGAGTCGCCCCAGAACGCGCACTGGTTATCGAAGACGGAGAACCGGTAACCTTCCTGCTGCATGGAATTCGTTTTGAAGAAAACGTTCCCGTACAATGCACTCTTGTAGACGGCAAAGGCGTCGGCGACGTGGGACAGACCGTACTCAAAGAACGCCAGTTACTGGCCGGGGAAGGTCTGGTTATTGTAGCTCTCGTGCTTGATGTTAACACCGGGGAAATCCTGAAAGGGCCTGAAGTGACCTCCAAGGGTTTCGTTTTTGAACAGACGTATTCACACCTGCTGGAAGACGCCAAATGCATTGTACTTGATGTTTTTGAGAACATTCCTCCGGGACATACCAACAAGCTCAAGGAACGTATCCGCTCCGCCCTACGTCGATTTTTCCGCAAGGTACTGGGCCGTGACCCCGTGGTCATCCCCCTTGTCATCTCCCTGACCGGAGATGAAGACAAAGACATTGATGCCAAATGCGAGAAGTGCATGCTCTAA
- a CDS encoding FAA hydrolase family protein: protein MKVYRIRHGEQVFYATQEDGHFKSLATGQPGSVPIPASECIILPIVVPSKIVCVGLNYKAHAAELDMKIPDEPMIFLKPPSAIVGNHDAIVIPSSSQQVDYEGELAIIMGQTTKNVLPQDITPLIFGYACANDVTARDFQRKDTLFTRAKGFDTFAPVGPCIETDIDVSGLGIRTIVNDKVRQEGTVADMQYSPAELVSYISRIMTLNPGDVIMTGTPPGIGTLTAGDRVEVEIEGIGKLSNPVVDDDSLKAPVQ, encoded by the coding sequence ATGAAAGTTTACAGAATCAGACATGGCGAGCAGGTGTTTTATGCCACTCAGGAAGACGGGCATTTCAAAAGCCTGGCTACAGGGCAGCCCGGTTCCGTACCTATCCCGGCTTCGGAATGCATAATCCTGCCTATTGTGGTTCCTTCCAAAATAGTTTGTGTGGGCCTAAATTACAAAGCCCATGCCGCAGAACTGGACATGAAAATTCCTGATGAGCCAATGATCTTTCTTAAGCCGCCCTCTGCGATTGTGGGGAACCATGATGCAATTGTTATCCCCTCCTCCTCTCAACAGGTGGATTATGAAGGCGAACTGGCTATAATCATGGGGCAGACAACTAAAAATGTACTTCCACAGGATATTACACCGCTAATTTTCGGGTACGCCTGCGCCAACGACGTGACCGCAAGGGATTTCCAGCGCAAGGACACACTCTTCACCAGGGCTAAGGGATTTGATACCTTTGCTCCGGTCGGCCCCTGCATTGAGACCGATATTGATGTCAGCGGACTGGGCATTCGCACTATAGTTAATGATAAGGTCCGGCAGGAAGGCACTGTTGCAGACATGCAGTACAGCCCTGCGGAGCTTGTCAGCTACATCTCACGCATCATGACCCTCAATCCCGGTGACGTAATCATGACCGGCACACCTCCGGGAATCGGCACACTAACCGCCGGGGACCGGGTCGAAGTGGAGATTGAAGGAATCGGCAAACTCAGCAACCCTGTAGTGGATGATGATTCGCTAAAAGCACCGGTTCAGTAA
- the rpsB gene encoding 30S ribosomal protein S2, whose translation MAYVTMKQMLETGVHFGHQTRRWNPKMRPYIFGARNGIHIMDLQQTVKLFRKAHDFIADNVAKGGKVLFIGTKRQAQEAIAAEASRAGMFHVTHRWMGGTLTNFQTIKKSIDRLKKLEEMFEDGSIKRFPKKEIVMMGREVKKLNLALGGIKDLNGSPAVAFVIDPKREQIAIQECRKLGIPVVAVVDSNCDPDMVDYIIPGNDDAIRAIKLFASHMADACLEGAARRKEDKAMEAETTKAAEKAVETEAKEETPQEAK comes from the coding sequence ATGGCATACGTAACTATGAAGCAGATGCTTGAGACCGGTGTTCACTTCGGTCACCAGACCCGCAGATGGAACCCCAAAATGCGCCCTTACATTTTCGGTGCACGTAACGGTATCCACATCATGGATCTTCAGCAGACTGTAAAACTTTTCCGCAAGGCTCACGATTTCATCGCTGACAACGTAGCTAAAGGCGGCAAAGTTCTTTTCATCGGTACCAAACGTCAGGCTCAGGAAGCAATCGCTGCTGAAGCAAGCCGTGCTGGTATGTTCCACGTAACTCATCGCTGGATGGGCGGAACTCTTACCAACTTCCAGACCATTAAGAAAAGCATCGATCGCCTCAAAAAGCTCGAGGAAATGTTCGAAGACGGTTCCATCAAGCGTTTCCCCAAAAAGGAAATCGTAATGATGGGTCGTGAGGTTAAAAAACTTAACCTCGCACTCGGCGGTATCAAAGACCTTAACGGTTCCCCCGCTGTTGCTTTCGTCATCGACCCCAAGCGTGAGCAGATCGCTATTCAGGAATGCCGCAAACTCGGTATCCCTGTAGTTGCAGTAGTAGACTCCAACTGCGATCCCGATATGGTTGACTACATCATTCCCGGTAACGATGACGCTATCCGCGCCATCAAGCTCTTCGCTTCCCACATGGCTGATGCTTGCCTCGAAGGCGCAGCTCGCCGCAAGGAAGACAAAGCTATGGAAGCAGAAACAACCAAAGCTGCTGAGAAAGCTGTAGAAACTGAAGCTAAAGAAGAAACTCCTCAGGAGGCAAAATAA